The window TTTGTGGGCTTTATCTGCTGGCCTACTGAATTTTATGTTGATTAAAATTTTCGCCCCAGGTTATTACGCCCGCCAAGATACGAAAACACCTGTACGTTATGGCATTATTGCTATGGTATCGAATATGTTTTTCAATGCTATTTTTGCCTATTTCTTTAGCTATGTTGGCTTGGCGATGGCAACCGCTTTATCTGCTTTGATTAACGCAGGGCTGCTATATCGAGGCTTACACATTGCCAATGTTTACCGCATCACGAAAAAGACCTTATTCTTCGTGTTAAGACTTGTGATTGCTGGCGCTGCTATGGTCGCTTCTCTATTGTGGTTAATGCCGAATATCGATTTATGGAGCGAATGGTCAACACTTAATCGTGCTACATGGTTAGCGGGGTTGATTGCAGTTGGTGCATTTGTGTATCTTATTTTTGTGATGATTTTAGGCATTCGACCTCATCATCTTCGTACTGATAGCTGATAGACTGCCTTTAGTAGTATATAATCCGTCAGTTTTTCACATTGCGAATAATAAAAGCGACGCATGGAATTAATTCGAGGCATACATAACATTAAACCAAGGCATCACGATTGCGTGTTGACGATTGGTAATTTTGATGGTGTTCATTTAGGGCATCAGGCGGTATTACGCCAAGTGATTACAAAAGCGCAATCATTAGGCTTACCGGCAACGGTGATGACTTTTGAGCCCCAGCCGCTTGAATTGTTTGCGGCAGATAATGCCCCAGCTCGTTTAACTCGCTTTCGTGATAAGTACACACAACTGAAAAAAACGGGCGTCGAACGTTTGCTCTGCGTCAACTTTAATGCTCAGTTTGCCAATATGTCGGCAGAAGATTTTGTTCGTCGCTTGTTGGTAGAGCAATTGGGTGTTAAATTTCTGGTAGTGGGTGATGACTTTCGCTTTGGTAAAGGCCGACGCGGAAATTTTGAAATGCTTGAAGCTGCTGGACAAGAGTTCGGTTTTGTCGTTGTAAGTACTCAAAGTTTTTGTATGTTAGAACAGCGCGTCAGTAGTACCGCTATTCGCCATGCGTTAGTGAATGACCAATTACCGTTGGCGGCATCAATGTTAGGCCGTTCATATAGTATCAGTGGGCGAGTATCCCATGGCCGAAAACTTGGTCGAACAATTGGTTTTCCAACAGCGAATGTCCCTTTAAAGCGCCGAGTATCACCCGTGTCTGGTGTGTATGCGGTTGAGGTCTTCGGTGTTGATGGCGCACCTTTACCGGGTGTTGCCAATGTTGGTCATCGACCAACTGTCAATGGTGTACGTCAGCAATTAGAAGTTCACCTCTTTGATTTTCAATCGGATTTATACGGTTGTCAGATAGAGGTAGTGCTACACCATAAGTTACGTAATGAAATAAAATTCGAATCATTCGATGCGCTAAAAGCACAAATCGAGCGTGATGCTCAAACGGCACGGGTGTGGCTGTCTGAGCGTAATAATGTCCAACTTCGCCCAAGTAACGGAATCGAGAATCAATGAGTGACTATAAAGATACCCTGAACTTACCTGAAACAGGGTTTCCGATGCGAGGCAACCTGG is drawn from Photobacterium profundum SS9 and contains these coding sequences:
- the ribF gene encoding bifunctional riboflavin kinase/FAD synthetase gives rise to the protein MELIRGIHNIKPRHHDCVLTIGNFDGVHLGHQAVLRQVITKAQSLGLPATVMTFEPQPLELFAADNAPARLTRFRDKYTQLKKTGVERLLCVNFNAQFANMSAEDFVRRLLVEQLGVKFLVVGDDFRFGKGRRGNFEMLEAAGQEFGFVVVSTQSFCMLEQRVSSTAIRHALVNDQLPLAASMLGRSYSISGRVSHGRKLGRTIGFPTANVPLKRRVSPVSGVYAVEVFGVDGAPLPGVANVGHRPTVNGVRQQLEVHLFDFQSDLYGCQIEVVLHHKLRNEIKFESFDALKAQIERDAQTARVWLSERNNVQLRPSNGIENQ